GCGCTGAGATCATGCCAGCACGCGTCGTTGCACCTATTAGCGTAAATTTTGGCAGGTCTATCTTGATAGTCTGGGCAGCTGGTCCTGAGCCTATGATGATGTCTAGCCTAAAGTCCTCCATCGCAGGGTAGAGCACCTCCTCGATAGCTGGGCTTAGGCGGTGTATCTCGTCGATAAAAAGCACGTCGCCCTCTTGTAAATTTGTAAGGATCGCTGCAAGATCGCCACTCTTTTCTATCATCGGCGCCGCGGTCATTTTGATACTTACGCCCATTTCGTTTGCGATGATGTGAGCGAGGGTCGTCTTACCAAGTCCTGGAGGGCCGTAAAATAGCACGTGATCTAGGCACTCATTTCGCTTTTTGGCTGCTTTTATAAAGACGTCTAAATTTTGTTTTATCTTTTCTTGGCCGATGTAGTCTTCAAATTTTGTCGGTCTAAGCGAGATTTCAAAGTCATTTTCAAAGCTTACTTTTTCGATTTCAACGATTCTATCCAAAGTTTTTCCTTCTAAATTTAAGGCTTCATTTTACGCTTTTATGCTTAATCTAAGCTCGTTTAAATTTATAGTAAAAGGTGCTGCCCTCATTATAAACGCTATCAACACCGTATAAAATGTCATGTTTTTGGCAAATTTCGCTGACGATATTTAGCCCAAGGCCAAAGCCGCCTTGAATTTCATCCTCTCTGACGTATCTTTTCCAGACTCTTTTTACGTCCTTTATCCCCTTACCAAAGTCCTGCACGATAAGATTTATGCGCTCTGCTTCAAGCTCTAAATTTACTACTATCTCGCTCTCTTTTGGGCTGTATTTTATGGCATTTGTGATGGTGTTATCGATGATGCGCTGAGCTTCGACCTTACTTAGCATAGTAAATGCCTCGCTTACTAAATTTGTCTTTACCACGATGTGCTTGACATCAGCCACGCTTGAGAGAAATTTCACTCTCTCTTTAACGTATTCGCCTAAATTTAGCCTCTCAAGTGGAAATTTGATGTAGCCTCGCTTTATGAAGTACTCGACATCTTCGTAGGTTATTTGCATCTGTTTTAGAGCGTTTTTGATGCGTGTTACATACTTGTTTTCAAGTCCAAGCATCTCAAGGTTCATGCCAGCTACGCCAAGTGGGGTCTTTAGCTCGTGCATAGCGTCGTTAAAGAAGTTGTTCATATATTTTTGAAACTCTTTATAAGGCTTAACACTGCTTAGATATAAAAAATAGACGATAAAAAGCACCGCCACAAGGATGACAAGCAGCATGATGGCTGTTAAAAAGATGTTCTTTTTGTTATCAAGCTCCTT
This DNA window, taken from Campylobacter concisus, encodes the following:
- a CDS encoding sensor histidine kinase, which gives rise to MHKSFKIQIIATFVIMSLFCFQSFVILNLSQKNSSSKALFGAMKHETIIKNAFLKNENIASSLKYKFAIYDVNFKPVISTLSKEPSSFKFVTLEEGGYLFYKSFFIKDKTPYYIVVEKELDNKKNIFLTAIMLLVILVAVLFIVYFLYLSSVKPYKEFQKYMNNFFNDAMHELKTPLGVAGMNLEMLGLENKYVTRIKNALKQMQITYEDVEYFIKRGYIKFPLERLNLGEYVKERVKFLSSVADVKHIVVKTNLVSEAFTMLSKVEAQRIIDNTITNAIKYSPKESEIVVNLELEAERINLIVQDFGKGIKDVKRVWKRYVREDEIQGGFGLGLNIVSEICQKHDILYGVDSVYNEGSTFYYKFKRA